The following proteins are encoded in a genomic region of Spirosoma sp. SC4-14:
- a CDS encoding TonB-dependent receptor yields the protein MMDKSYTINHTRGYVGLVELTQPQSLKQKTILGFLVMLVMLLLSNSVAWAQGRTVTGTVTDPAGASLPGVSVQIKGTQRGTNTDADGKYSINNVPDNATLVFSFIGYTSQEVAVGNRSTADVKLADDAKALEEVVVVGYGTAKRKDLTGSVVQVSSKDFNAGVNPNPLQAIQGKVAGLVITAPSGDPNQSPTVRLRGYTSLAGGSDPLYVVDGMIGVPINTISPQDIESMDVLKDASAAAIYGSRAANGVILVTTKRGKSGKATVTFNNYVGVSVISNRLKMLDANGYRSAVQSIKGDSALMDAQRFPAGNYNTDWIKEITRTAVTNNHDLAVAGGSPTFSYRGSLNYINNQGIIKRTGFDRVTGRINLDQKAFDNRLNIQYNLSYSETNRNFPDNNANGAPNISGSGGSNGILNRALTFLPTLPIRNADGSYAEVGGSFDLFNPVAMLETSTNTATQHYLQAGATLRYEIIDGLIFGVSGQLQRDNTVAAFSTDPNVKAYSANNGRAGRSYTESNTKLMETTLSYTKGFGEGQSSNFNVLGGYSYQQFDNDGFTAANSGFITTDVTYNNLGLGSGTLVNPSNNYAVSNRNQSKLISFFGRATVNVNDRYNLTATLRRDGSSKFGANNKWGMFPSVGLGWTITNESFFPKGNALNYLKLRAGWGQTGNSEGIAPYNSVQLYGQKGTYYDGSLGDFLPGYGITQNANPNLKWEVLTTANVGLDFQLVGGRFSGTLEYYNKLTKDMLYPYNVPADGVTYFTNVILANVGSMRNSGVEFSFGGDVIQKGAFSWNAKLVAAYNKNTIVSLSNDQFNTGLVRFNPFGGRGLSDVYGSYLTPGQPLGEFNNVPTFVGYNSSGQVLLKPGSGDTPTTDVSKADAAAAIAAGSPLKQGNPQPFLNASFINTFRYKGFDLYFQLRGTFGNKILNNLRSNLMIPGSILETNMLQDVTTMPKNYGINVLSTNWIESGSFVRFDNWQIGYNIPLPESKYISNARVYLGGNNLFIITKYKGIDPELQVKGDLPNSTTQAPNNVGLDAYGVYPKTRTFQLGLNLTF from the coding sequence ATGATGGACAAATCCTACACAATTAACCACACTCGTGGTTACGTAGGTCTGGTTGAGCTTACTCAACCCCAGTCATTAAAACAGAAAACAATACTAGGTTTTCTGGTAATGCTGGTAATGCTGCTATTAAGCAATTCGGTTGCATGGGCACAGGGCCGCACTGTAACGGGGACTGTAACTGACCCAGCAGGAGCAAGTCTGCCTGGAGTAAGTGTACAGATTAAAGGCACACAGCGAGGAACCAACACCGATGCCGATGGTAAATATTCGATCAACAATGTTCCTGATAATGCCACACTCGTTTTCAGTTTTATCGGGTATACATCTCAGGAAGTTGCTGTCGGTAATCGGTCAACGGCTGACGTGAAATTAGCTGATGACGCTAAAGCACTCGAAGAGGTTGTTGTGGTTGGTTATGGTACAGCCAAGCGGAAAGACCTGACCGGTTCGGTAGTGCAGGTTTCTTCTAAAGACTTTAACGCTGGAGTAAACCCTAACCCGCTCCAGGCTATTCAGGGTAAAGTTGCTGGTCTGGTTATTACCGCTCCTTCAGGCGACCCGAACCAATCTCCAACTGTTCGCCTACGTGGATACACCTCATTGGCTGGTGGTTCAGATCCTCTGTATGTGGTGGATGGTATGATTGGTGTTCCAATTAATACGATATCTCCTCAGGATATTGAGTCAATGGATGTATTGAAAGATGCTTCGGCAGCCGCCATCTATGGTTCGCGTGCTGCGAATGGGGTTATTCTGGTTACCACCAAACGGGGTAAATCGGGCAAGGCAACCGTTACCTTTAATAACTATGTAGGGGTATCGGTTATTTCGAATCGGCTGAAGATGCTGGACGCAAATGGATATCGTTCAGCAGTACAATCAATCAAAGGAGATTCTGCCCTAATGGATGCCCAGCGTTTCCCTGCTGGTAACTATAATACTGACTGGATCAAAGAGATTACGCGTACCGCTGTTACGAATAACCACGATTTAGCTGTTGCTGGTGGTTCGCCTACATTTAGTTATCGTGGTTCGTTAAACTACATCAATAACCAGGGTATTATTAAGCGCACAGGTTTTGATCGTGTTACGGGTCGTATCAACCTTGATCAGAAAGCGTTTGATAACCGCTTGAATATTCAGTATAATCTGTCTTATTCTGAAACGAACCGGAATTTCCCTGATAACAATGCCAATGGTGCTCCGAATATTAGTGGCTCTGGTGGATCGAATGGCATTCTGAACCGCGCCTTAACGTTTTTGCCAACATTACCTATTCGTAATGCCGACGGTTCGTATGCTGAAGTAGGAGGTAGCTTCGATCTGTTTAACCCGGTGGCTATGCTGGAAACATCGACCAATACCGCTACCCAGCATTATTTACAGGCGGGCGCTACACTGCGCTACGAAATTATTGATGGTTTAATTTTCGGCGTAAGTGGCCAATTGCAACGCGATAATACGGTTGCCGCTTTTTCGACCGACCCGAATGTAAAAGCCTATTCCGCTAACAACGGACGTGCTGGTCGTAGCTATACCGAAAGCAACACAAAGCTGATGGAAACTACTCTGAGCTATACGAAAGGCTTTGGCGAGGGGCAAAGCAGTAATTTCAATGTGCTTGGTGGTTACTCGTATCAACAGTTCGATAACGATGGCTTTACAGCTGCTAACTCAGGGTTTATTACAACTGATGTTACCTACAACAACCTGGGCTTAGGTTCTGGTACATTGGTTAACCCTTCTAATAACTACGCCGTTTCGAACCGGAATCAGTCTAAGCTGATTTCGTTCTTTGGTCGTGCAACTGTAAACGTAAACGATCGTTATAATCTTACGGCCACCTTGCGTCGGGATGGTAGCTCTAAATTTGGTGCTAACAACAAATGGGGGATGTTCCCTTCGGTTGGTTTAGGCTGGACGATCACTAACGAATCGTTCTTCCCGAAAGGAAATGCACTTAACTATCTGAAACTACGTGCGGGCTGGGGACAAACGGGTAACTCCGAAGGTATAGCTCCTTATAACTCTGTTCAGTTGTATGGTCAGAAAGGTACCTACTACGATGGATCACTGGGTGACTTCCTGCCAGGCTACGGTATTACGCAGAATGCGAATCCAAACCTGAAATGGGAAGTACTGACAACAGCGAACGTAGGATTAGATTTCCAATTGGTTGGTGGTCGTTTCTCAGGTACGCTGGAGTACTATAATAAGCTGACGAAAGACATGCTGTATCCGTATAACGTACCTGCCGATGGTGTAACGTACTTTACCAACGTTATTCTGGCAAATGTAGGGTCGATGCGGAACTCAGGGGTTGAGTTTTCGTTTGGTGGTGATGTCATTCAGAAAGGGGCTTTTTCCTGGAATGCCAAGTTAGTAGCAGCGTATAACAAAAACACGATTGTTTCGTTATCGAACGATCAGTTTAACACAGGCTTAGTCCGGTTTAACCCATTTGGCGGTCGTGGTCTATCTGACGTTTACGGCTCTTACTTGACACCTGGTCAGCCATTAGGTGAGTTTAACAACGTTCCAACTTTCGTTGGCTATAACTCATCGGGACAGGTATTATTGAAGCCAGGTTCTGGTGACACGCCTACAACGGATGTTTCTAAAGCAGATGCTGCTGCGGCTATTGCTGCTGGATCGCCCCTAAAACAAGGTAACCCACAGCCATTTTTAAATGCTTCGTTTATTAACACATTCCGTTACAAAGGGTTTGATTTGTATTTTCAGTTGCGCGGTACATTTGGTAATAAAATCCTGAATAACCTGCGTTCTAACCTGATGATTCCAGGTTCGATTCTGGAAACGAATATGTTGCAGGACGTAACGACGATGCCCAAAAACTACGGTATTAACGTGCTGTCTACAAACTGGATCGAAAGTGGCTCATTTGTTCGCTTTGACAACTGGCAAATCGGATATAATATCCCACTGCCAGAAAGTAAATACATTTCAAATGCCCGTGTTTATCT